The Betta splendens chromosome 12, fBetSpl5.4, whole genome shotgun sequence genome contains the following window.
TGGAACGGCCGAAGCTTTCATCTCCTGGTTTAATGATAGTTGCACAGGAAGCTCGTCTGGCATTATTTAATTAGAGAGAAATCCCAGACCACACTCTGCGGTCAGCAAAACAAAACGCCCACTGACTGCTGAACACTTTCCATGTTTTAATGACAAATATATGATATATTACACATTAATGAAACTATGCTATTGATTGAAtgcaacaaagaaagaaaagaaaccgTTCGATTGTCCACCTGTTTGTGGTCAAAGTCCATGACCCCCACACAGTACACTCTGGCTCCGAACCCTCTGGCCTTATCAGCCTGGGAAGCGCGACACAGACAGCGGAGAGCCGCTTTTACTGACAGTCAGTAAACACACCATCCATCAGAGGGGCTCATGCCAGTGGCTTGTTACTGGAGGAAACTGTACCTCCCTCACGCTCAGCTCGTACGGATAGACCTCCAGTTTGCCATCGGTCAGAACGATGATGATGCTGGAGGACGGCGCCGTTTGGGCCTTCATCTGCTCGGACACCTAACGGGTGAGAGCGGGCTCAAAGTCAGTGTCGGCGCCGCATGGACGTGCACGGGGGCTTCTCTAATATACCTACCGCTATCATACCCTCATGCATGTACGTTTCACCAGCAGGTCTGATTTGGCTCAGGTTCTTCAAACCCGCCTCTATTTTCGACCTGAAGAGCACAAAACAGGGAGAACACTGTTCAAATAAAGACTGATAAGACTGCGAGTTAGtcattatgttgatagagtgtTGATAGAAAAACCATGTACCTGTCTCCAGTTAGTGGCAGTATAACAAATGCTTTAGCTGAAAACACTATGTAGGAAACTCTCATCCTGGGACTGAAACAcaagttataataataatttacttttGATCTAATAGGGTTCACATTAACTCTGAGGTTACATGATTTACAGTCAGATGATTAACATTGTATAATAGTATAATAGGACATTATGACATAACTGTGATGGATTACAGACCATAGTGTAGTACAGTAATTAAAAACCCCAGCATGACTCAGAAACCTTGACATCACATTTAGCAATATTTCATCTCGTTTCTGTAAATCACTGCTCTCCTTAGAGTGTTGCTCAGCAGCTGATTTCCACACACCGCTCATTGTTGCTGCCTCACGTTCAGcgccacctccagcagctggctgGATGTTTTGCTCTCATATTTAGTAACCCACTATTAAGCCTAAAGATAGCCCACACAGCCTCTGCACCATCACTCAGAGGGTTTTAGAGCAGCTGGCGTCTTTACATGATGTCTGCTGCCCAAAATACCCAAGTTCTACTTCTCCACTCATTAACTACCAGTACGGTGCTCCACAGACCTCTATCCCTGTGTAAACACCTTTCATTGCTTTCATGTTGCTGGAGTTGTTTTTCGTTTTGTCCCTCATGTTCTGAGGGTCTTTGTGGTACAGATGTGCATCGGAGCAGatgaaaggagaaggaagagagaggaaaacaaaccTCACAAACTTGTTGGtcagctgctccacaaactCATAGATCTCATCCCAGTGTCCGTACACACTGCCTGACCTGAAAGGCCCAAAGAGTATAATAagtaatataatatacaatGATGTCTATTATTATATTGTAATAGATAATAATATGTCATTATATGATAATTTACCTTACTTGACTATAACATATCTTTATATACATAGTTTTAAACTTTTATACAGTAGAAGCAAAAAAATCACATGTTAAGTTTATTCTGTTGTTATGAAGTTAACGTAATTTTCTAGAAAGCCCAAGTTTGTGTCCACGTTCCACTGAGAAGCAGCGGTTATAGAAGTGAACAGCAGAGAACCACGGACCAAACAGAGCCATACATGGAGAAAACTGAGCTCTACGGTAATATTAGATTAATCTGCTCAGTCTCCTGCCTCTGATGTGCGTGCGCCCGTGGTGCGCACGCGACAATCACCGCTCACCTGtctaaaacaaaataaatatcaaaCGCTCCATCGCACGAAGCCTCGTCGCCGTCGTGCGCGCACgagcgcacgcaaacacacgcaaaaAGTAGGAGTCTGCAAAACACCCATGTCCGATCCATAATCCACGAAAATCATATCAGCAGCCAGTTTAGTTGCTCAAAATGATCATCTGAAACGCGCAGGTGGGCGCGAGCCCTTCATCCATGCCCATCCATCAGGTCTTCACGCGTGTGAGTGGCGCAGGTTACGAGTGTGGCCTCTGACAGCTGCAGGCTGGCGGTGGACGGGGCAGGGCACGAGCGCAGTCACGTCAAGACAGCAGCAGTCGAAAAAGAGCACGACTTCCGCcgccttcaaaataaactacCGACACACTGTAGACAAAAGCTTTACCCATGTATATAAAAGTTGAAAGCATATACAGATAATATACATTTAATGTAATCTAAAACACGCTGCATAACTAGGAATATGTAGACAAAACATCTATAAAAccttaaattaatttaatttatttgtttgtctgtttgtattGCCGAtgcccttttattttgaaagcaaaaTGTATTTGTTCCTTGATTTATAGTGGTGCAATTACAATAGTACAAAGAATCGCTGTCAGGACACTTTACATTTTATAATCACTACTTGCCAACTTTGACCACGATCACACAAATAACCTTTCCTTAAAAAGCAATATAATAAAGTATTTAAATAACAGTGTTATTGTTAggaaacatattttaaatgtgattaaaacTACCCATATGCTTTTCCGATGGATGTTTCTTAAACTGAATCTCTTGCAGTTGTAAAGCAGAAATGAATATCTTCAATCTAATCCAACTGACAGAAGGCATTAAAATCTGTACAATTCCCCCAATGCATAACAGCAATTATTCATTGCGACAAAAACCCTTAATGTGATCTTCTGCAGATGTTTTTTCACCACAGAGCGTTTCTGTGCCACCCAAAGCCTCAGGGACAAAAGTACAGTATAACCTATAAGACACTCAACACATTGACAATAACACATTTCATATCCTGTAGCAATGTGGCGTATGAAATGTCTGTGTGGTTTAATGTGACCAGCTCTGGAGGATGAAGAGTCCAAGTAATTACATTGCAAAGTCACTATGTCAGCGAAAAGCCTCATTTCTGTCTCATCTCGTGCTTGCCTGGATCCCCCTTAGATATTTTATGGGTGACTCTTAAGCCTGATGTCATCTGAGTTTTATTTGTGGGTGTGGTTGATCTAGAAATCTAGGACTACAGAGAACAGGCTTGTTGGCTGTCACATTCAACTCTTGTTTCTCCATAAAGGCATGAAAGTGAAAACCCCGAGTTCAAGGCAACACTAAGGTTGAATTTTTATTTGAATTATATTAATGAAAAACTCTGAATATTAAGTTTTAACTTTATTTGACCTCTAGGCCCTTCAtcgaaaagaaaacaaatcattttacaGTGTGGTCATAAATGACAAGCCCGTCTGTAAACATGACAAttaactctgctgctgctgcagacatggGTGTGATTTcattctcttttttcttttgggaTTTGCTCAAACCACAACAAAAAGGTGGGCTGAATATGCCGGGCTCAGTGTATAGAGAGGCGAGGCTTGAGTCTCCTAAGAGGCCTTTTAGAAATGAATTTAGATGAGAAATGCTGTTGAAATTGACACAGATGCAAACCTCTGCACTGACCAGTAGGTGGCGCTAAAGATTAAAGACTCAAATTTGCCTGTTTTACctacttttgctttttttaataaatataaaaataatgattgATAGTAAAGACATTTTACAGCCATTTTTTTGACAAGATATAATAAATAACCATATAATTTTTAAAAGCGTATATGCAGTACCCCCACGATACAGGACACAGCTCGAATACTGTTGCTCTAACCAACATCATCCTGTAGAGGGCGCTAACACGCGCTGCGTCTGCGCCTTCAACTCACCATGAGgaccagcagaagaagaaggaggcagGTATAATGTCGCTCCATTGAGCGTCTGCCTTGATGGATGGAGGCTGTTTAATATTTTCCGAATAAAATGTGATTCTTATTGCATTCTGGCTTCGCAGTCGGCCGGAGATGGCTGAATTGTCCGAATCCCGACTGGGAATACGACTGACGGTGGGTTGATCCGTTGTAACGCTAGCGTTTACCAGCTGAAGATAATAAGTGTAGCTTAGCAGGGACGTTAGCTCgttgtaaataatttattttgctTGCATCATTTCAAATCGCATAAAATACACGGTGAACATAGTGTGCGTTTATTGCTTTTAATCGTGGTTacagaacaggaaacaaacgTTTTTGAGTAGATACACGAAGCAGCCCTGAGCAAAACCAGTCTAGCTAGTTAATTTAACGTTGCTTAAACTAGTTTTGAAGTAATAGCTCCTCTCAAGGGCTATCATTTATATTTGTAAAACATGTAACTCTGCATTCACTTTTATAAAAAGTCTTGCTGACTTACActttttctgttcatttttcCAAACTCAGCCTTAAAGCCCTCCTGTTCGTCCTGTGCCAGAGGAGCTGAGAACAAGATGCTGCTCAAAATGCCCCAGAAGCTGCTGAAAACCGCCCACTACATCGAGCTGGGCAGCTACCAGCACTGGCCTGTGCTCATACCCCAGAGGATACGACTGTACACCTACGAACAGATCCCCCTCTTCCTCAAAGAAAACCCCTACATCACAGATGGCTACAGGGCTCACCTGCCCTCCAAGCTCTGCCTCAAGAGGTGCGGCAAGTTTGGAGTTTAATTTTATTGCTGATATTTACTACCACACCTGCAAACAGATgtattttttatatgtttttttgtctttcatgtCATTTTATTTCCCCCTGTCTGTTGCAGCATTTTCATTCTGTCCAATGAGACGGTGAACATCTGGAGCCACCTGCTGggcttcctgctcttctttcTTCTGGGAGTCAATGACCTCTCCTCTATACTGCCGGCTTCTGGAGCGAACAGAGAGGACTATGTCATCTACGCTATAGGATTGTTCTGCTTTCaggtaaatgtgttttgtctgtATACATGCTGTGAAAGCAACAAAGCGATTCTGCTTTTgcacattattattgttttaagcttttttttacttGACATTTTTGTGAATTCCAATCACTACTGTATGTACCTTATTGTCCTGGAACACAGCATTGTGATTTTAAAGAAGGGGAGTTATATTTGCTGTTTTGCTGCCTTATTAACTGctactttttaaaaacataattgtGTATTTTCTTACTGACAGAGCTGTATATCATGTTTCCCTTTACTTGTTTGACAACATGTTTTATCTGCTGTAGGTTTTCTTGTACTTTAACTGCTGCGGGTGCATTCAGACCGTCTGTACATGCTAAGGTATAATGTGTAAGGAAGTAAAGATATACCGTATTGTAGGACAGTAGCTGATTGTGAAACTTGTGGTTCCTAGTAGTACATACCTTTTGCCCTTGTAGACAAGTCCTACTGTAAGCCCCGTAGTTTATCGAGTGCAGAGGAGGATTTCTTTCATGTAGTATTTATGGTAGCAAGTGACTGATCTCTACATATTGTCTATGTATGTGATCGTCTTAGGTGTGCATGTTGTGCTCAGTGGGGTACCACCTGTTCTCGTGCCACCGATCAGAGAAGACATGCCGTCGCTGGCTCGCTCTGGACTATGCAGGCATCTCTGTTGGCATTCTGGGCTGTTACGTACCTGGGATTTTCTATGCTTTCTATTGTAATGCGGTAAGTGTGAGAATTTAAGATACAAGTTATTGTTGCAATGATTCAAATGAGACGTTAATCTCTGACTATTTTCATGGCTATTGCAGTTGAATTAGCAGAATTATACCTAAAAatgattagattttttttccccaactGAAATTAAATCTGTTTTGATCTCATGTTTCAGTTTTGGCGACAGGTGTACCTGCTGACGGTGTTGTCTCTGATCCTGGCGGTGTTTTGTGCTCAAGTTCATCCTCGTTACCTTAGTAACGACTGGCGGTGGATACGCATGGCGATCTTCTGCTGTGTGGCAGGCATCAGTGTGATTCCAGCATGTCACTGGGTTTGGCTCACTGGAGGATTCACCACTGCTGTTGTCCAGGTTTGCAAATACAGCATTTAAAATGGCAGTGATTGTTGTGTATCTGTAACATCACCTTTTTAGCTGCGTTGAAGGAAATCGTGGTTATGATTGCCTGaatgttctgttttgttctttgctCAGTTGTTCCTGCCTCGTGTGATAGTGATGTACATGatagctgctgctgcgttcTTGTTCTATGTGACCAAGATCCCGGAGCGCTATTTTCCAGGTGAGTCTCAATTTGTCTCTGGAAATTATAGTAAAATGAGTatttgaatgaatgaagagTCTGATGATGTCTCTTGTTGTCAGTGTTTTGGATATGAGAATAAATGAATCtacccccctccccttcccaaCATCATCGTctcaaagctactgtacagtatctactCAGAACCTGATGTCTTCTGTATCTTTAGTGTCTGTTATATACACAAATTACCACTAGAGGTCACATCTCTACTTCTACCATTTGTAGACATTCAATAAAGATGTTAAGAATGTGAAATATACTTGAAATATACTAAATTGTCCATCTGATTTTATTCATCACTATTTACAATGTCATCAATTCAAAACTAACACGTATCTAGAAGTTatagtatttattttgtttttgtatgaaGACTTTTAATGTCTAATATCTAGTGGTTGTGTGTCATGGAACTACAGTAATcagattttaattatatttgttCTATTGTTTCCTTCCATAGAGATTTTATACAACTTGCACAGTTTAAATCTGATATGATTATAATTAAAGACTGTGttgcatgtgttttctttattatttattgctttttcCCAGGCCAGCTGAACTATCTGGGCGCCAGCCACCAGGTGTGGCACATACTAGTGGTAGTGATGTTTTACTGGTGGCATCAGACCGCTGTACACATCATGCACTTCAGGCACAGCCAGCCCTGCTCGGCCCAGAGCGGTAGCAGCTAAGTAAAACTGATCAAATAATGCTGTTGAAAGAATGAAAGTGTTTGAAGCCAGTTTGCTGCTGGCACAGTTATACTACTGCACCAGAAACAGTGTTAACTAACTGCCAATATTAAGTATGAACTACTAGAACTGAATGTGACAGTGATGAGtagcttctttctttctctgagcTGCTTTTTAAGGGGAACTGGCTGCTATAGGCTTGAGCTAACAGGAGGACCAGAACATGTGCTGGGTAGTACTGTAGAGATGATCAGAGTTgatgcttgtgtttttatttatctaaGAATGAAGCTGGTGCTTAAACAATATTATCATGTTTTCTCATGCATGAATTAGGTAGTTTTTCTGTCGAAATATCGACAAGTATTCTTCTGAATCAAACTGAATACCCAGTGTGAACAAAGACCTTTCTCGTTTCATTCAATATATTGTGAATGTCCTTTTTTTAAGAGCATGTAAAATGTGTAACAGCTGGAAATTCAACATAATTTGGGGAAAGgtgggtttttgttcttcttctcaTATTTGAACAAATAGTTTGTAAAATAGTTTCCtgatgcttttttcttttttcccattGAGCATTGTCTCAACCTTTTGAACAAACAAGCTTTGCAACACATCATTTGTTGCCTCAGTTTTCCAAGAAGTGAATGCAACATGTACAAATTTACAAACGGAGCAGTTGGTTGATCTAacgtaaataaaacaacaaacaactttATCTCACTAGCCGCAACGGGTGAGGAGGTGGCCTGTGGCAAAACCTGTCTCCTCCTACTACAATGAATGTGATGAAAACCTTTTACTGTGAGTGCTTCACAGAAGCCACTGTTTAAACTGGTTTTAGGAACTCCCTGGCAATGGAAGAACTGGTGGCACAAAAATCTTGCCAATAGTGAACAGTAGCACTTACATGTTGAGTGACAGTGGTGACTATCACTTCCCGCTGCTGTGGATCATAACTGCGTGTGAAGAACTGGTTAATACTGTACCTGCTTGATGCTGTTTGAAATGAGGCCAGTTAAAGGCGTTTCAGGTTTTGTTAGTACACTTTAGGACAATTACGTGTTGGAATGTAGtgttatttttgtgtatttgtttacgTTACTTGCCTTATCATGTGGATCTGTACTGTGTTAACACTTGCTGTTACTACTGTATCTGACATCATACGGAACAAAACCTCTGAACTCGGACCAGTCAGTCATTTGTGCTCGAACGCCACAAGGCCAGTGAATTTTAGTGGTGGTTCAGGTAACACAACGTTGGACTAAGCACAGTTAGCGCTAAAAGATGAACCCATATTTAGCcttttttaggtttttatgGTTCATCAAAATCTACTGCTCATACGTTGCTAGGTACAAAGATGCAGTGTTTTACTCTGTACGTGTCTTTTTTCTTTAACTTCATTTGTATGAAAAACCACTGGAACTGACTTGCAAGatgtataatatttattttggtGCCTCctgtaaaaatatatttttaaactatTTGAATGAACAAAAAATGCTGTAACACAATGTTTTACTGCTTGTTAATGACTAATTGTAATCAGGCTACATCAGTAAGTCAAACAGAAGAAATTACTTAATAACCATAATCACAGGTTTGTTCTGCTGTTCCCACAGTTTAACAACAGCATTTATACTGTACCAAAGCTCTAATGATGGTGTGTCCCCTAACATCTTAATCCAGGTTTGTTATTAATACTGGTCATCGCCTTTTTTCTATGCACCTGAAACATTTAGAGTTTCGAGTTCAGTCTAATGGACTCACTTCACATTACATGTAAAATCCTAGTCAAGTTTGTCCTCATTGAAAATACTTTGAATTCTGACTCTGATCTATTGTGACTAGTTATTTTTTTTAGAATATCACCATTCAACTTTAAGTGTGTTCACGATTATTACCTTTTGGAGAATATAACTTTTAATTCTACCATCATCTTGTGTTTAATATGTGAATTGTGttggttaatttttttttaataacgtgtgtgtgtgtgtttctctctctctctctctctctctctcttgctcttttagggcagcagtttgttttttgctGTGCTGTCATTCAAGAAAGTGCTTAACCATACAACAGAAGAAGTGTAATAATAAGGCTGGCAGAGGTTAGCTATAATTACATAACCCTTCTCACTAATGACGTGTGTGGGCTCTGACACATCAATGCTACCAGGTAAATCTGCTTAGTTTGCTTAGAGCCATAATTTTGGAGGACTACTTAAGCATGTCAAatcataaacatttaaaatctatacatacattacattaaaAAATATACTCTTCTACAAAAGTTATTGAATGAGTCACAAGTTTTTATTGAATGCATTAGTTTCATTCGAGTTTCCAACATTAAGgtagtgtttgtttattaacaCTGTCTAAAGTATCAGTATCACAGTTAaggtgaaatgaaaatgttaaaaatatttgatgataaaataaatgtatattattTACATCTTGTTTCAATGACACTACTTCAATATTGTCTTGATGgtaaaaatattaaagtaatattttcaattattatactgtattttacaCAAAAATTACAAACCTTTGATTCAACAAAGTGACAAAGTTGCCTTAAATTTGGTTGGTACAAAATGTTATTTGCAAAAAtaccaataacaataatatttagTAAAAGTAATATTTGAaagtaataatatttttaaaagtaaCAGTTTATAATGAAAGATAACCAGATGTGCAAATGAGGCAGTAGCATCTAAATTATAAACCAAATAATATCAAATTATATGATACATACATGTAAATaagaaataaacaatataaaatttaaaaaaaacaacaacaatctgtTGGGTAAGATTGTATTGTATGTTGCTGTCACACCAAACAGTCTGACTGTCAGTCAGAGCCTGATGATCTCTTTGTTCCTATAGGCCCATTGTTCCCAGGTCTCTTACTCTATTTCAGTGGTTCTCAACTGGTCCGGCTTCGGGCCCATCATCAACCCTTAAATGACAAGCCGCAACTCAAATCGAGGAAACTTCTCAAATGCATTTCATCATAAGGCTGACATATCAGAAGATTTCAGCAACATTTTTCctaaatgtaataatttgtcACAGTTGGAAAATTAGTTTTAGCAGTTTTAAGGGAGTCATACTGCACAGTACATGCGCTTTGCCAAATTCAAGTAGCATTCAGTATGTGGGTCATCTTCTATGCAGTCAAACGGCCCACCAGTTCAGAATCACTTCTATTTTACTTAGTTTACCTTTCAGATAATATCACATCATCACTGCACCAGATGTGGACAATGATGCCACACTGTGATGACagaatcattttaaatgtactgtatgcatctGCATTAATGCAAAGAGGTGGATTTGTAATCATGAAACATCAGGATGAATCGTCCGCTTCCATCAGTGGTCAAATGGCAACGTTTAGAAACACTTGCTTGATTCTTGCACCTGAACATAGCCTCATGGATGTAAATCCTTTATTTTTACAATCACTTGCCATAAAGTTGCTTCTGTTGGGGGACCAAGGACAAGAGTTGTTATTGTTATGAGCTCTGGTCTGAAGTCAAGCCTTTGAGTGGGAGGCTGACCATGAATCTTTGGACTCATGGAGCCATTAAAAGCTTTGCCAGAGACATTACTTTTGACTCATGGGTCAAATAGAAACTGAACATATTTGTGCCTGCTACAATATCATGTATCATCCATGCAAGGTTCAGGAGGGATCACAAACGGTGTTGTCTGCtacagatgcagcagctctAGATTTCCATCATCCTAAACCATTGCATGAGGATCTCAGGGGTGCTGCCTCTGGAGCTAGGGTGCTCATTGGACACGTTACTACTACTAAAAGCACTCGTGTCTTTGTAGTTCAGGTAGTTTTATATTCAGGGCCACATTTGAAACAGGTGGATTAAAGAGAGTAGCCTGAGAGGCTCTTTGAAGGCACTGTATGCAATGACCCAAGTTGCTGTAGTGTGTAGCTGGGTCATAGGGACCAGGCGGGACCACTGCATACTTTCCTTAAGTTTAAATGTTTACTTCCCAGTAGGGTCCTCCTCCAATGCCATGTTTTGTTGTACAAACCCTTAAGCTACTCTCTGTAAAGCAGGAATGTCACAGACAGCGAGGTGCCGTATTTAACCTCACTCTTTTCTTTATCCCCTGCTTGTTCCAGCTGCTCTACATTGCGGAGTCTTCTGACCCGATGGCTGTGCAGGTTCTGTTTGCATAGAGGGCCGCAGCATGGACTGTATGGAAGAGCAGGCCGCTCATGTTCTCGTCGTTCTTCCCAAAGAAATCTCCCTTCTGCAGCGTGTCGATGACCGAGGTGTTACAGCAGGCAAGCAGCACCTCCACCCCGATCTCTTTATACTCCttaagcagcattttaaaaGCACCTGTGCCTGTTGAGTCTATAAAGGGGATGGCAGAGCAGTCCAAGACGATCGTGTGGAAGCCTAGTTCTCTCTGGACAAGTCCAATTACAACATCGCCATTGTTTTTGTCCCCGACTGCCTTGGTCCGTCTTGAAGTCTTCTCTTTGCTCGCCTTCTCTGCCTTTCTTCTCCTCGTCATCTCCAGGAAAGGTTCAACACCAACAATTTTATAAACGGATTTGAGGAACACGTCCTTGTTGGCATAGTATAGAGGAGCCTGGAAGCGGAGGATGTGAACCTGAGGTGGCAGCGTGAGGTCCACATACTCGTCCATGTCCTCGTAAAGATCCGTGCCACTGACCCGGCCCAAGAGCGAGACCTGAAAATACCAAAGGTTAGGAAAAACAGTTCATAAAAACAATAAGCAGCACCAAATCCTCCACTCACTTTAGGCTTCTGGGTCTTGAAAATGACGCAGCCCATGGAAAAGACGACTCCGACCACGAGGCCCAGCTCCACGCTAATCAGCGCCGTGGCGAACATGGTGACGAGCCAGACGGCGGCGTCGTTCTTGCTCTCGCGCCACTTCGCCGGGATGTCCTTGAATTTCCTCAAAGCTCCCCGAAGGCTCACAATGATGATACAAGCAAGGACACACTTTTGGAGAGCGTAGAAGAAAGGCGCGAAGAACAGCAGCACCATGAGGACAACCAAGGCACTGACGAGGCTGGAgacctgatggaggagcagagggtcACTTCACCGCCTCCGGGGAAACATGTGGACCAGGCATTTTACCCACCTGTGTCTGGCAGCCGGTCGAGTCCTTCACCATGGTTTTAGCCAAAGCTGCGCTGGTTG
Protein-coding sequences here:
- the LOC114867094 gene encoding progestin and adipoQ receptor family member 3-like isoform X2: MLLKMPQKLLKTAHYIELGSYQHWPVLIPQRIRLYTYEQIPLFLKENPYITDGYRAHLPSKLCLKSIFILSNETVNIWSHLLGFLLFFLLGVNDLSSILPASGANREDYVIYAIGLFCFQVCMLCSVGYHLFSCHRSEKTCRRWLALDYAGISVGILGCYVPGIFYAFYCNAFWRQVYLLTVLSLILAVFCAQVHPRYLSNDWRWIRMAIFCCVAGISVIPACHWVWLTGGFTTAVVQLFLPRVIVMYMIAAAAFLFYVTKIPERYFPVFWI
- the LOC114867094 gene encoding progestin and adipoQ receptor family member 3-like isoform X1; translated protein: MLLKMPQKLLKTAHYIELGSYQHWPVLIPQRIRLYTYEQIPLFLKENPYITDGYRAHLPSKLCLKSIFILSNETVNIWSHLLGFLLFFLLGVNDLSSILPASGANREDYVIYAIGLFCFQVCMLCSVGYHLFSCHRSEKTCRRWLALDYAGISVGILGCYVPGIFYAFYCNAFWRQVYLLTVLSLILAVFCAQVHPRYLSNDWRWIRMAIFCCVAGISVIPACHWVWLTGGFTTAVVQLFLPRVIVMYMIAAAAFLFYVTKIPERYFPGQLNYLGASHQVWHILVVVMFYWWHQTAVHIMHFRHSQPCSAQSGSS